A window of the Brassica napus cultivar Da-Ae chromosome A2, Da-Ae, whole genome shotgun sequence genome harbors these coding sequences:
- the LOC106385592 gene encoding zinc finger protein ZAT12-like gives MVAEIKSTVEATAANCLMLLSRVGQENGGDTKRVFTCKTCLKEFHSFQALGGHRASHKKPNNENLSGLIKRAKTPSSHPCPICGVEFPMGQALGGHMRKHRNENGGGVTLVTIALLPEPTVTTLKKTSSGKRVACLDLSLGMVENLNLKLELGRTVY, from the coding sequence atggttGCGGAGATTAAGTCTACGGTGGAGGCTACGGCGGCTAACTGTCTGATGCTTTTATCAAGAGTCGGACAAGAAAACGGGGGAGATACAAAACGCGTGTTCACATGTAAAACGTGTCTGAAGGAGTTTCATTCGTTTCAAGCGTTGGGAGGTCACCGTGCAAGTCACAAGAAGCCTAACAACGAGAATCTGTCTGGTCTGATAAAGAGAGCGAAAACGCCGTCGTCTCATCCTTGTCCCATATGCGGAGTGGAGTTTCCGATGGGACAAGCACTTGGAGGACACATGAGGAAACATAGGAACGAGAATGGCGGCGGCGTCACGTTGGTTACAATAGCGTTATTGCCGGAGCCGACGGTGACGACGTTGAAGAAGACGAGTAGTGGGAAGAGGGTGGCTTGTCTTGATCTGAGCTTGGGGATGGTTGAGAATTTGAATCTCAAGTTGGAGCTTGGAAGAACAGTTTattga
- the LOC106385565 gene encoding ras-related protein RABE1c-like produces MAAPPARARADYDYLIKLLLIGDSGVGKSCLLLRFSDGSFTTSFITTIGIDFKIRTIELDDKRIKLQIWDTAGQERFRTITTAYYRGAMGILLVYDVTDETSFNNIRNWIRNIEQHASDNVNKILVGNKADMDESKRAVPTSRGQALADEYGIKFFETSARTNLNVEEVFFSLAKDIKQRLTDTDSRAEPATIRMSQTDQASGSGQATQNSACCGT; encoded by the exons ATGGCTGCCCCACCAGCTAGAGCTAGAGCCGATTACGACTATCTCATCAAGCTTCTCCTCATCGGTGATAGCG GTGTGGGTAAAAGTTGTTTGCTGTTGAGGTTCTCTGATGGCTCCTTCACCACTAGCTTCATCACCACCATTGG AATTGATTTTAAGATAAGAACTATTGAGCTTGATGATAAACGCATCAAGCTCCAGATTTGGGACACTGCTGGTCAAGAACGTTTTCGCACCATCACCACTG CTTATTACCGTGGGGCAATGGGCATTTTGCTGGTGTATGATGTCACAGACGAAACATCCTTCAACA ACATCAGGAACTGGATTCGTAATATTGAACAGCACGCTTCAGATAATGTCAACAAGATCTTGGTAGGGAACAAAGCTGATATGGACGAGAGCAAGAGG GCTGTTCCAACATCGAGGGGTCAAGCACTTGCTGATGAATACGGAATCAAGTTCTTTGAAACA AGTGCTAGAACAAATCTGAATGTGGAAGAAGTTTTCTTCTCGTTAGCAAAGGACATTAAGCAGAGGCTCACTGATACCGACTCCAGAGCTGAG CCTGCGACGATTAGGATGAGCCAAACAGACCAGGCGTCTGGATCCGGACAAGCCACGCAGAACTCTGCATGCTGTGGAACTTAA
- the LOC106385698 gene encoding gibberellin-regulated protein 10-like: MKMKRAVVSFVIISLILSSSLFMLSEASPCDGKCNARCSKAGRKDRCLKYCNICCEKCNYCVPSGTYGNKDECPCYRDMKNSKGQPKCP, from the exons ATGAAGATGAAACGAGCTGTTGTGTCATTCGTCATTATCTCTCTAATCCTCTCATCTTCTTTGTTCATGCTTTCAGAAGCCT CACCATGTGACGGAAAATGCAATGCGAGATGTTCAAAGGCAGGAAGAAAAGATCGGTGTCTCAAGTACTGCAATATATGTTGCGAGAAGTGTAACTATTGTGTTCCCTCGGGCACTTATGGAAACAAAGATGAATGTCCTTGTTACCGTGATATGAAGAACTCCAAAGGCCAACCCAAATGTCCTTGA
- the LOC106385644 gene encoding 40S ribosomal protein S15a produces the protein MVRISVLNDALKSMFNAEKRGKRQVMIRPSSKVIIKFLIVMQKHGYIGEFEYVDDHRSGKIVVELNGRLNKCGVISPRFDVGVKEIEGWTARLLPSRQFGYIVLTTSAGIMDHEEARRKNVGGKVLGFFY, from the exons ATGGTGAGGATCAGTGTGCTTAACGATGCTCTCAAGAGTATGTTCAATGCGGAGAAGAGAGGGAAGAGGCAGGTTATGATCAGGCCTTCTTCCAAGGTCATCATCAAGTTTCTCATTGTCATGCAGAAACACG GTTACATTGGTGAGTTCGAGTACGTTGATGACCACAGGTCTGGTAAGATTGTGGTTGAGCTCAATGGAAGACTTAACAAGTGTGGTGTTATTAGTCCTCGTTTTGATGTCGGAGTTAAGGAGATTGAGGGTTGGACCGCTCGTCTTCTTCCTTCCCGACAG TTTGGCTACATTGTTCTTACAACCTCCGCTGGTATCATGGACCACGAAGAAGCAAGGAGGAAGAATGTTGGTGGCAAGGTTCTTGGATTCTTTTACTGA
- the LOC106385494 gene encoding uncharacterized protein LOC106385494: MSYESKGFWVLKNTDNANEDEDSVYVHHHPPREDAKRPYPWFNDSSSRSETFPNKKQAVSQDPGKSNVVGLGLPLWETSSVFQSVSNQFMDRLLGTEMPRPLLFGDRDSRTEPKSYMEDRSVELSISNGVEVAGSCFGGGDGGSRKLQVSRVKETMSATAHGGLIDGRKMESSSIRACGGRENESSSSSSFVNFAMEGGHPYGNDEDAHGITFGEELNGVGSGNYQSYVQDPDMVYGQETVQTSSEVVSEQPQVGKQSLESLPKSKTSKKEASTSFPSNVRSLISTGMLDGVPVKYVALSREELRGVIKGSGYLCGCQACDYTKVLNAYAFERHAGCKTKHPNNHIYFENGKTIYQIVQELRNTPETMLFDVVQTVFGSPINQKAFRIWKESFQAATRELQRIYGKEERCF, from the exons ATG tCATATGAAAGCAAAGGCTTCTGGGTTCTCAAGAACACTGATAATGCAAACGAGGATGAAGACTCTGTGTATGTTCATCACCATCCACCAAGAGAAGATGCAAAGCGTCCTTACCCTTGGTTTAACGACTCCTCTTCTCGCTCTGAGACCTTCCCAAACAAGAAGCAAGCTGTTTCCCAAGATCCAGGGAAATCAAACGTAGTAGGTCTAGGTCTTCCTCTATGGGAAACATCATCCGTGTTTCAATCCGTCTCGAACCAGTTCATGGATAGGCTTCTCGGCACTGAGATGCCTAGACCCCTTTTGTTTGGGGACAGAGATAGCAGAACAGAGCCCAAGAGCTATATGGAAGACAGATCTGTGGAGTTGTCTATATCTAACGGCGTTGAGGTTGCTGGAAGCTGTTTTGGTGGTGGTGATGGAGGAAGTAGAAAGCTTCAAGTTAGTCGTGTCAAGGAGACGATGAGTGCTACTGCACATGGTGGTTTGATAGACGGTAGGAAGATGGAGTCGTCTTCGATTAGAGCTTGTGGTGGGAGGGAGAACgagagtagtagtagtagtagctTTGTGAATTTCGCCATGGAGGGTGGTCATCCTTATGGTAATGATGAGGACGCTCATGGGATCACGTTTGGTGAAGAGCTTAACGGTGTTGGCTCTGGGAACTATCAGTCTTATGTTCAAGATCCGGATATGGTTTACGGACAAGAAACTGTACAGACGAGCAGCGAAGTTGTGAGTGAGCAACCGCAAGTGGGTAAACAGAGTTTGGAGTCTCTTCCGAAGAGTAAGACGTCAAAGAAGGAAGCTTCTACGAGCTTTCCTTCAaacgtaagaagcttgatatcaACTGGTATGCTCGATGGCGTTCCTGTGAAGTACGTGGCTCTCTCTCGTGAG GAGCTTCGAGGAGTCATCAAAGGATCAGGCTATCTATGTGGGTGTCAAGCTTGTGATTATACAAAG GTGCTTAATGCGTATGCATTTGAGAGACACGCGGGATGTAAAACAAAGCATCCAAACAATCATATTTACTTTGAGAACGGGAAGACTATTTATCAGATAGTTCAGGAACTTAGGAACACTCCAGAGACTATGTTGTTTGATGTTGTTCAGACTGTTTTTGGCTCTCCTATCAACCAGAAAGCATTTCGCATATGGAAAG AATCATTCCAAGCAGCAACCAGGGAACTTCAGCGTATCTATGGCAAAGAAGAGCGTTGCTTCTga